AGGATTAGTTGTAAATCCTTATAATATTGGTTGCCATGACTGGGCAGAATTTTATATAGAACCTTTTGGCTGGATTTTTGCTGATTTATCCTTTGGTGGTAGTGCACTCAGACGTGGAAATAAAAAGAGATGGAATTTCTATTTTGGTAACCTAGATCCTTTTAGAATGGTAGCAAATTCCGAATTTCAATATGATTTTTATCCTGAAAAGAAATTTTTAAGGCAAGATCCATATGATAATCAAACTGGAGAAATGGAATATTTAGATAGACCAATTTTCCAAAATGAATATGAAATAATACAAGAAATAATTGAAGTTGAAAAAATATAATGGGGCAATGGGAGTATGTCAGTTCTCCCTGCCCCTAAATTATATGATCTCCCAATCTATATACTCATTTAATATATCTACAAATTTTATGAAATATTCCTTTTCCAATTGAGTAAATCTATTTTTTTCTGGGCTATCTAAATCTAATACCCCATATATTTTATCCTCATTAATAATAGGTATTACCAATTCTGAATTAGATGCTGAATCGCAGGCAATATGCCCAGGAAATTTATGAACATCAGGAACTAACTGCACTTTTCTAGTTTTAACTGCAGTACCACATACTCCTTTTCCCACATCTATTCTATTACAAGCAGGAAGACCTTGGAAGGGTCCTAATACCAACTGTTCTCCACGTAATATATAAAAACCCGCCCAATTTAACCTATCAACACAAACCATAATTATAGCTGTTGCATTAGATATATTTGCAAGAGAATCTTCCTCTGAGCTCAATTGAGATTTTAACAATAAATTCATATACTTTAATCTTTCTTCTTCATTCATATTTTTTATTGGATCTAATTTAAACATAGTAACCTCCTAATCTGCTAATATTTTTATCTTTTTTGCAGTTCCCTGTACAGGATAAGACTCTTCAATAGCACCTTCAAATATCACTTCCACTATCAATCCTTCTTCCAAATCATCTACTGTCACTTTTTCATCACCCTTATAAATATCCGTATTATTATTTATTGCAACATTAGCGCTTTCATACATGGTATCTTCATCTAAATGCCCTTCCACTAATATGCTCTGTATAAGTGCATTTTCCTCATTCATATAAATTT
This portion of the Keratinibaculum paraultunense genome encodes:
- a CDS encoding GAF domain-containing protein; amino-acid sequence: MFKLDPIKNMNEEERLKYMNLLLKSQLSSEEDSLANISNATAIIMVCVDRLNWAGFYILRGEQLVLGPFQGLPACNRIDVGKGVCGTAVKTRKVQLVPDVHKFPGHIACDSASNSELVIPIINEDKIYGVLDLDSPEKNRFTQLEKEYFIKFVDILNEYIDWEII
- a CDS encoding DUF3221 domain-containing protein; the protein is MKRLFSVFLIFSIIFLVTACNKESIETIGIRGEIKEIYMNEENALIQSILVEGHLDEDTMYESANVAINNNTDIYKGDEKVTVDDLEEGLIVEVIFEGAIEESYPVQGTAKKIKILAD